The genome window CAAGCGGCAGGTCGGCAACTTCCCGCAGGCCTTCAGCCACGTGCCGCTGATCGACACCGCGCTGCGGCTGACCGCCTGCGGCGCGGCCTACCTGGCGCCGCAGGGCCAGCCGGCCGGCCAGCCGGTGCGCCTGCCGGTCTGAGCGCGACCTGACCGCGGCCGGGTCCGCCGACCGGCGGGCCCGGCTCAGGCGTGTTGCACCAGCTCGTCGTAGGTGCTGAGCACCTGGGCGACCGTGGCGGCCTCGTCCGGCCAGGTCTCGGCCTGCGCCGGGCCGGCCTTCGACAGCGCCGCCAGCCGCTGCGGGTCGGCCAGCAGCGCGCGCACCGCGCCGCCGAGCGCCGCCGGGTCGCCGGCCGGCACCAGCACCGCGGCGTCCCCGACCAGTTCCGGGATGCCACCGACCGCCGCCGCCACCAGCGGCACCCCGGCCCGCAGCGCCTCCTGGGCGACCGCCGAGCGGGCCTCCCAGCGGCTGCTGATCACCACCGCGTCGGCCGCGGCCAGCAGCTCCGGCACGTCGGTGCGGTGGCCGAGCAGGCGCACCGGGAGCTGCTCGGCGGCGATCCGCTCGCGCAGCTCGGCCGCCTCCGGGCCGTCCCCGGCGAGCAGCACCAGCGGCACCGGGCCGGGCCCGCCGAGCAGCTCCCGGGAGGCCTCCAGCAGCTGGCCGAAGCCCTTGTGCGGCACCAGCCGGCCGATCGCCAGCACCAGCGGGCGGCCCGACTCGCCGGGGCCCAGCAGCGCGGCCCTGGCCTGCTCGTGGGAGAGCTCGCCCGGGGCCAGCGGCGGTGCCGCCACCGGGCCGAGCCGGGCGTCGGTGGCGCCCAGTTCGCGGGCCCGGGCGACCAGGTCGGAGGAGGCGCCGAGCACCAGGTCGGCGGCCCGCGCGACCCGACGCTCCATCAGCCGCTGCAGCCGACGCTCCAGGCCGGTGGCGAGCAGCGCGTGATGGAACGTCACCACCAGCGGCGTCTGCGGACGCAGGCCGGGGAGCCGGCCGGCGGTGCGCAGCGCCAGGTCGGAGAGCAGGCCGGCCCGCAGGCCGTGCGCGTGCACCAGGTCGGCTCCGGTGAAGGCGCGGCGCAGCTCGCCGATCGCGGTGGCGTCGCTGCGCGCCCCGGACGTGGCGGTGATCTCCACCGGGTGGAAGACCGCTCCGGTGCGGGAGAAGCCGAAGAGCCGGTCCGAGTCGGCGGGCGCGCACAGCGTCACCTTGACGCCGTGCGCGGTCAGGCCCTGGGCCAGCGACCGCACATGGGCGCCGATCCCGCCGCTGCCGGCCGACAGCACCAGCACCACGTGCAGCTGACCCGTCTCCCGGTCAACCGCTCCGCTCCTGACGGAGGAAAGGTCCACGTCGTCTCGCTCCGACTCGCTGTGTTGAGGACCCGTTGGATGAGGGTCCGGTCGCCACCATGCCAGGTGCCGAGTGCTCTTGGACAGTCGGCACCACGGGAGGCCTCAGGCCTCCCTGGGGGCCCGGGCCGAGGCCAGCAGCTCCTCCGCGTGCGCGCGGCCCAGCTCGGAGTCCTCCAGACCGGCCAGCATCCGGGAGAGCTCGCGCACCCGCTCCTCGTCGGTCAGCGTCTTGACGCCGCTCCGGGTCACGGTGCCGTCGTTGGTCTTCTCCACCACCAGGTGCCGGTCGGCGAAGGCGGCGACCTGGGGCAGGTGGGTGACCACCACGACCTGGGCGCTGCGGGCCAGCTTGGCCAGCCGCCGGCCGATCTCCACCGCGGCCTTGCCGCCGACGCCCGCGTCCACCTCGTCGAAGAGGTAGGTGGGCACCGGGTCGGCGCCGGCGAAGACCACCTCGACGGCGAGCATCACCCGGGACAGCTCACCGCCCGAGGCGCCCTTGGCGATCGGGCGGGGCGAGGCGCCCGGGTGCGGGGCGAGCAGCACCTCGACCTCGTCCACGCCGTGCGCGCCGAAGGCGACGGTGCGGCCGTCAAGCTCAAGGCCCGCCGGGTCGTCCAACCGGGTGAGGTCGAAGGTGACCCGGGCGTGCGGCATGGCGAGCTCGGTGAGCTCCGCGGAGACCGCCTCGGCGAACTTGCCCGCCGCGGCCTGCCGGGCGGCCGACACCTCGGCGGCCAGCCCGGCCAGCTCGGCGCGCAGCCGGGTGTGCTCCTCGGCCAGCTCCCCGATCCGGTCGTCGTCGCCGTCCAGCTCGGCCAGCCGCAGGGCGCCCTGCTCGGCCCAGGCGACCACCTCGGCGGTGCCCCCCTCGGCGGAGCCGTACTTGCGGATCAGCTGGGCCAGCACCGCGCGCCGCTCCTCGACCACGGCGAGCCGGGCCGGGTCGGCGTCCAGGTCGTCCGCGTAGAGCGCCAGGTCGCCGGCCACGTCGGCGAGCAGGTAGCCGACCTCGGTGAGCCGGTCGGCCAGCGCGGCCAGCCGCTCGTCGTGGCCGCGCACCGACTCCAGCGCACGGCGGGCCTGGCCGAGCAGGGTGCCGGCGTCCACCAGGTCGGGGTCGCTCGGGTCGCCGGCCAGTGCGGCGTGCGCCAGCGCGGCGGAGGAGGAGAGCGCGTCGGCGTGGCCGAGCCGCTCCGCCTCGGCGGCCAGCTCGACCTCCTCGCCGGCCACCGGCTCGGCGGCGGCCACCTCGTCCAGGCCGAACCGGAGCAGGTCGGCCTCCTGGGCGCGCTCGCGGGCCCGGGTGGTCAGCTCCTCCAGGGTGTCGGCCACCTCGCGCAGCCGGCGGTGCACGGTGCGGTAGCGGGCCAGCGGCTCGGCCACCGACTGGCCGGCGTAGCGGTCCAGCGCGCCGCGCTGGCGGGCGGGGCGCAGCAGCCGCTGCTGGTCGCTCTGGCCGTGCACGGCGATCAGGTCCTCGCCGAGCTCGGCCAGCAGGCCGACCGGCACGGAGCGGCCGCCGACGTGCGCCCGGGAGCGGCCCTCGGCGGAGACGGTGCGGCTGATCAGCAGCGCGCCGTCGTCCAGCTCGGCGCCGGCCTCCGCGGCCCGGGCGGCGGCCGGCGAGCCGGCGGGCAGGTCGAGCCGGCCCTCCACCACGGCGCGTTCGGCACCGCCGCGGACCAGGCCGGGGTCGGCCCGGCCGCCGAGCAGCAGGCCGAGGCTGGTCACCACCATGGTCTTGCCCGCGCCGGTCTCGCCGGTCACGACGGTGAACCCGGGGGCCAGTTCCACCACCGCATCGTCGATGACGCCCAGATCCCGTATCCGCATCTCGTCCAACACGGAGACGACCTTACGAGAAGGCGGACCCGCAGCGCGACGAAGGACAACCTCTCGCCGCGAAGTTCATTCGTTCCGGGTGCGGGCCGGAGCCGGCGTGAACACCCGGAGGAAGAACTGTGCCAGCGGGCCGACGGTCAGCGCGTAGGCCACGGTGCCCAGGCCCGCGGTGCCGCCGAGCAGGATGCCGGTGGCCAGCACCGTCAGTTCGATGCCGGTGCGCAGCAGGCGCAGCGAGCGGCCCGTGCGCCGGTGCAGGCCGGTCATCAGGCCGTCGCGCGGGCCCGCGCCGAGCCCGGCGCCGATGTAGAGGCCGGTGGCCATGCCGTTCAGCAGCAGGCCGGCGACCAGCAGGCCGGCCCGGGCGGGCAGTCCGGCCGGGGTCGGCAGCAGGGCCAGCGTGCCGTCCATCGCCACGCCGAGCAGCAGCACGTTGCCGATCGTGCCGATGCCCGGCCGCTGCCGCAGCGGGATCCAGAGCAGCAGCACCAGCAGGCCCACCGCGAGGACGGTCGCGCCCAGGTCCAGGTGCAGCAGGTCCGCGACGCCCTGGTTGAGCACCGACCACGGCGCCTGGCCCAGGCCCGCCCGGTAGAGGACGGCCATGCTGGCGCCGTAGAGCAGCAGGCCGGCGAGGAGCTGGGGCAGCCGCCGGGGCAGTTCGGAACGGTCGGTGGGCAGCGCGAAGATCGCCATCTGGGGCTCCTTGGCTCCTTCTGACTCTTGGTCGTCTTGAGCGTCTTGGTCGTGGGCCGGTGCAGGCCGCTCTGCCATCATGGGAAGTCCACATGCCGCTGCGACAGGGCCAATCAGAGTGAGGTGGACTGGTCGTCATGACCGAGTGGCAGAGCACCATCGCCCCGCCGGCGCTCGCCCGGCTGCTCCGCACCGCCCGCCGCAACGGCCCCGAGCGCCCCGCCTACCGGGCCCTGGCCGGGCAACTGCGGCTGCTGGTCGCCGAGGGCCGGCTCCCCGTCGGCACCCGTCTGCCCGCCGAACGCGAACTCGCCGGCGCCCTCACGCTCAGCCGCACCACCATCGCCGCCGCCTACGAGGACCTGCGGGAGACCGGCTTCCTGCACAGCCGGCGCGGCGCCGGCAGCTGGACGGCACTGCCCGACGGCTGCCGCCCGCCCGCCGACGCGCTCTTCCCGCTGCCGCCCGGCGACGACGGCCGGCTGGTCGACCTCGGCGTCGCCTCCCCCACCGCCCCGCAGCCCCTGTTCGGCGAGGCCGCCGCCCGCGCCGTCGAACAGCTGCCCGCCTACACCAACGGGCACGGCCACTACCCGAGCGGCCTGCCGGTGCTGCGCGAGACCGTGGCCCGCCGCTTCACCGACCGCGGACTGCCCACCACCCCCGACCAGATCCTGGTCACCAGCGGCGCGATGAGCGCCCTCGACCTGCTCTTCCACACCCTGCTGCGCCCCGGCGAGCGGGCCGCCGTCGAGTCCCCCGGCTACGCGCACGCACTCGGCGCGCTGCGCCGCGCCGGCGCCCGGCTGGTCGCCGTGCCGCAGCAGCGCGACACCCCGCAGGCGCTGCCCCGCTGGGACCTGGCCGAGTGGCGCCAGGTGCTGCACGGCGCCGCGCCCCGGCTCGGCTACGTCGTCCCCGACTTCCACAACCCGACCGGCGCGCTGATCGACGAGGCGCAGCGCCGCGAACTGCTCGCCGCCGCCCGCGCCGCCGGCACCCTGCTGGTGGTGGACGAGACCATGGCCGAACTGGCCTGGAACGTGCCCGCCGACTCGCTGCCCCGCCCGGTCGCCGCGCTGGACCGCGACGCCCAGGTGGTCACCGTCGGCTCGGCCAGCAAGCTCGCCTGGGGCGGCCTGCGGGTCGGCTGGCTGCGCGCGGCGCCCGCGCTGGTGCGCCGGCTGGCCGCCGAGCGGCTGCGCCGCGACCACGGCACGCCGGTGCTGGAGCAGCTGATCTGCGCCCAGCTGCTCGGCGAGCGGGTGGACGAGCTGCGCGAGCTGCGGCTCGCCGAACTGCGGGCCGCCGCCGGGGCGCTGCTGCCCGCGCTGCGCGAGCGGCTGCCGCACTGGCGCTTCGCCGAGCCGGCCGGCGGGATCACCCTCTGGCTGGACACCGGCGGGCTCTCCGGCGCGGCACTGGCCCGGGCCGGCGAACGCACCGGGGTGCGGGTGGCGGCCGGCTCGCTGTTCGGGGTGGACGGTGCCTTCGAGGGCTACGTCCGGCTGCCGCTCACCGTGCCGCCGGCCGCGGCCGAGCGGACCGTCGAGCGGCTGGCCGCCACCGCCGAGCTGGCCCTGCGGGACGGCGGCTGGGCGGCCGGCGGCCCGGGCGAGGCGGCGGCGCCGGCCTTCTGAGGCGCCGTGGGCGTTCGTGGGGCCGACGGTCCGTCAGCCCCACGACCCGTCAGCAGTTGCCGGTGCGCCCGCGCCAGCCGGTCACCGGCAGCGCGAACTTCGCCACCAGCCGGTCGGTGAACGGCGCCCGGTGCAGGCGGGCCAGCCGCACCGGCACCTGCCCGCGCCGCACCTCCACCCGGGCCCCGGCCGGCAGCTCGAAGGAGCGCCGCCCGTCGCACCAGAGCACCCCGTGCGGGGTCTTCGGCATGACCTCCACGGCCAGCACCGAGTCCGGCGAGGTGACCAGCGGACGGGCGAACAGCGCGTGCGCGCTGATCGGCACCATCAGCAGCGCCTCCACCTCCGGCCAGACCACCGGGCCGCCGCCGGAGAAGGCGTAGGCGGTGGAACCGGTCGGGGTGGAGAGCACCACGCCGTCGCAGCCGAAGTTGGAGACCGGGCGGCCGTCCACCTCGGTGACCACTTCGAGCATCCGCTCCCGGGAGGCCTTCTCCACCGAGGCCTCGTTCAGCGCCCAGTCCTGGTGCACCACGTCGCCGTTGGTGCGCACCAGCACGTCCAGGGTGAGCCGCTCCTCGACCTCGTAGGTGCGGTCCACCACCCGCTCGACCACCACGGCCAGGTCGTCCCGCTCCGCCTCGGCCAGGAAACCGACCCGGCCCAGGTTGATGCCGAGCATCGGCAGCCCGCTGTCCCGGGCCAGCTCGGCGCCGCGCAGCAGGGTGCCGTCGCCGCCGGCCACCAGGATCAGCTCGCAGCCCTCCGCGGCGTGCGGCCCGGCCGACACCGTCTCGACCCCCTCGGGGAGGTCGAGGTCGACCGCCTCGGCCTCCAGCAGCCTGATCTTCAGCCCGGCCTTGAGCAGGCCCTGCACCAGCTGCTCGACGCTGCGCAGCGCGGTCTCACGGCCGGTGTGCGCGATCAGGAAGACCGTACGTGCTTCGCTCAACTGCCCTCTCCCTACGTCCACCGGGTCCCCCCTCTCGGCCCCCTGCCGCACCAGAACGGCAGCTTATCCAGGGCCAGTCCGGCTACTTCGGTCCCTCGGCCACCGCCCGGTCCGCCTCGGCCGGATCGAGCGGGCCGGCATCGCGCCGCAGCCACAGGAAGTACTCGACATTACCCGAAGGACCCGGCAGCGGGCTGGCCGTGACCGCCCGGACGCCCAGTCCCAACTCCCAGGCCTGCCCCGCCACCTGACGGACCATCTCGGCCCGCAGCTGGGGGCTGCGGACCACTCCGCCGCTGCCCAGGCGCTCCTTGCCGATCTCGAACTGCGGCTTCACCATCAGCACCAGGTCGGCGTCCGGGGCCGCGCAGGAGGCCAGCGCCGGGAGCACCAGGCCCAGCGAGATGAACGACAGGTCGCCGACCACCAGGTCCACCGGCTCGCCGCCGATCAGCTCCGGGGTGAGCTCGCGGACGTTGGTGCGGTCCATCACCACCACCCGGTCGTCGCTCTGCAGCGACCAGGCCAGCTGGCCGTAGCCGACGTCCACCGCCAGCACCCGGGCCGCGCCGGTCCGCAGCAGCACGTCGGTGAAACCGCCGGTGGAGGCGCCCGCGTCCAGCGCCCGGCGGCCCTCGACCACCAGGCCCTGCGGGACGAACGCCTGGAACGCCCCGGCCAGCTTGTGGCCGCCGCGGGAGACGTAGTCCGGGTCGTTGTCGTCCTTGGCGACCACCACGGCCGCCGAGGTCTCCACCTGGGTGGCCGGCTTGGTCGCCACGGTGCCGCCGACGCTCACCCGCCCGGCGGCGATCAGCTCGCTGGCGTGCTCGCGCGAACGGGCCAGGTTGCGGCGGACCAGTTCGGCGTCGAGTCGGCGTCGTGCCACTGCCACGGGTGGTTCAGCTCCTAAGCGTGCTCGTCCAGCGAGGTGAGGATCGTGTTCAACCTCTGCTGCACATTTTCGTACACCGCCGGGTGTTCGACGGTCGGGACCCCGTCGAGCCGCTCCAGACCGGCCAGCTCGGCGTCCACCTCGGGGTGGCCGGTGGGCTCGAACGGCACGCCCAGCGGCTCCGGCTCGGGGGCCCAGAGCAGCGGGGTCGCGGCGGGGACGGACTCGGTACCGGGGTGCTCAGACATCCTGCTCCCCCGGCTGCTTCGGGGTGCGCTTGCGCGGGGCGGCCTTGCGGACGGCGCCCTCCGCGCCGCCCGCGGTCGTCTTCTTCGCGGCGGTGGCCTTCTTCGCGGGGGCCGCCGTCTTCTTGACCGCGGTCTTCTTCACGGCCGTCTTCTTCACGGCCGTCTTCTTCGCAGCGCTCTTCTTGGCGGCGGGCTTCTCGGCAGCGGCCTTCCTGGCCGCGGTCTTCCGGGCCGGCTCCACCACCGCCACCGGCACCTCGAAGGCCGACTCCGCACCCCGCCCGCGCACCGGCTCGGGCTCCGGCTCCGGCTCCGGCTCGGGCTCCGGCTCGGCCGCCCAGTCCGCCCCGAACAACCCGTCAGCCCGGGCCGCCGGCGCGGGTTCCGGCTCCGGCTCCGCCTGCCGCGGGACCGCCGTGCCGCCCAGGTCCTCCAGCGAACGGAGCTTGCCCTCCAGGTACTCCAGGACGACGCCGACCTTCACCACCTGGTCGCCGAGCTTGCCGACCCGCTCGACCGCCTTCTCCGCCTCCGCCCTGGCCAGGCCGACGGCGAGGTCGATGCCGCCCCGGGAGACGGTCACCACCTCCTGGGCCAGCGTGCTCACCGTGCGCTCCGCCGCCACCACGTCCACACCGGCCTTGTCGAGCAGCCCGGCGGCCGTCACCACGACCCGCTTGCCGGCCTCCTCCGCCAAGCCGGCGGCCAGGTCCACACACTGCCGAATCGTCTGCCGCATTCCCGCTGCCTCCTCCACGGACCGTTGCCCGGTCATGACGCTACCCCCTGACCCGGTTGCCGCGCGGCACCGATCCCGTGGGTTAGCGTGACCTGGCCGCCCGGACCAGAGAGAGCGAGACCATGGCCGACCCCGAGCAGTGCCGCGCCGCACTGGAGAAGCTCAGCAGCAACCTGGCCGGCGCCGACGGCAAGGTGCGCGGCGCCGCCGCCCTGGACCGGTCGCTGAGCTGCTGGTTGACCGATCTCGACCTGACCTTCACCGGCAACCTGCGGGACGGCCGGATCACCGACGTGGTGCAGTCCCCGGGCGCCCCGGACGGCAAGGCGGCGATCCGGCTCACCATGACCAGCGACGACCTGGTCGCGCTGGTCGGCGGCGGCCTGAACTTCGCCAAGGCCTGGGCCGCCGGGCGGGTCAGGCTGGAGGCGGGGATCCGCGACCTGCTGCGACTGCGCGCCCTGCTCTGACCCGGACCGCCCGGGACGCCGGCGGCTAGAAGCCCAGCTCGGCCAGCGCCTTGCGCCCGTCGGCCGGCTCGCCGCCGCGGTCCAGCGCCGCCCAGGCCGCCGCGCAGAGCGCCCGCAGCCCGTCGTAACGGTCGTCGCCGGTGCCGCCGAGCCGCAGCTCGCCGTCGACCACCCGGGCCTGCCGGCCACGGCACTCGAAGCCGCCGTCCGGCAGCGCGGCCACCTCGGGGTGCGCCTGGAGCAGGCCGCGCAGGTCGGCGGCCAGGTAGGTCGGGCGGTGCTCGGCCGGGGCGGCGAACAGCTGGGCCGGGGTGGTCACGCCGGTGAAGACCAGCAGGCTGTCCACCCCGCCGTTGAACGCGCCCTCGATGTCGGTGTCCAGCCGGTCGCCGACCACCAGCGGCCGCACGGCGCCGGTGCGCAGCACGGTCTCCCGGTGCATCGGCGGCAGCGGCTTGCCCGCCACCTCGGGGGTGACGCCGGTGGCGGCGCTGACTGCCGCCACCAGGGTGCCGTTGCCCGGGGCCACGCCGCGCGCGGTCGGGATCGACAGGTCCAGGTTGGACGCCACCCAGGGCAGTCCGGCCTGCACCGCGTACGCGGCCTCGGCGAGCCGCTCCCAGCCCACCGACGGGTCGAAGCCCTGCACCACCGCCGCCGGGCCGTCCGCCATCCGCTCGACGGCCACCAGGCCGCGCTCGGCCAGCGCCTCGACCAGGCCCGCGCCGCCGATCACCAGCACCTTGGCGCCGGCCGGCACCTTCTCGGCGACCAGCCGGGCGGCGGCCTGCGCGGAGTTGATCACGTCGCCCGGCTGCGCGGGCACGCCCAGCTCGGTCAGGTGCTCGGCCACCACCCGGGGCGGCCGGGAGGCGTTGTTGGTCACGTAGGCGAGCCGCATTCCGCCGGCCCGGGCCTGGTCCAGCGCCTCGACCGCGTGGTCGATCGCCGCCGGACCCGCGTACACCACGCCGTCCAGGTCGAGCAGCGCGGTGTCGTAGGCGGCGGCCAGCGGCTGGGCGCTGGCGGCGGGCAGCTGAGCGGTCGTCATGCCTGGTCATCCTCGTCGGTCGGGTCGTCGGGGGCGGTCGAGTCCCCGGGCTGCTGGGGCACGAAGCCCGGTGCCCCGGGCAGCAGCGGGCCGTAGGCGCCGGCCCGGGCCGCCAGGGTGGCCCGGGACTGCCGCAGCGCCCGGCGGTAGCGGTCGTCCTTGGGCCGCATCGCCACCGCCAGTGCCAGGTGCTCCACCGAGGCCTCGAAGTCGCCCAGCCGGGCGGCCGTGACGCCCCAGCCGAACTGAGCGTAGTCGTCCGCCGGATCCGCCTGGGCGACGGCCCGGAAGTTCTCCAGCGCCGAGGCGTAGGCGCCCGCGTCGAACTGCGCCCGGGCCAGCGACTCGCGGATCCGCTTGGAGTCCGGCTCGGCCGCGGCCGCCCTGGCCAGCAGCTGTTCGGCCGCCGCCGGATGCCCCTCGGCGAGCAGCTGCTCACCGCGCCGGAACCACTCGTAGACGTCGCCGGCGGGTCGGCCCTCGTCCGTCACCGGCCCTTCGCCCGCCCCGCCGCCGGCCTGCCCCTGTCCAGCACTCATGCCCGCCCTCGTTCCGTTCCGTGGACGACGGATTCTTCGTCAAGGTCTGGGAACAACCTCTGTCCCCGATACCCTTCCCAGATTGACCAGCTCCACCGCGCAGCGGAGTGGACACCTCGTGCACCTGGAACCCCCGGCGCCACGGCACCACCGCGGCACCGGACCGACTGAGTCTCCACCGGCCGACCGGCCGGACACCCTCGGGAGAGATTGATGAGTGGACCGAACCGCGGACCCGAGCCCGCCGCCGGTGGCCCCGGCGACCCCGGGCACGTCGCCACCGCCGGGCTGTCGCTCTCGCCGTTCCGCGGCCTGCGGTACGTGCCGGAGCGGGTGGGCGGCCTGGCCGCCGTCACCTCGCCGCCGTACGACGTGGTGGACCCGCACCGCCGGATCGGCCTGGAGACGTCCGACCCGCACAACGTGGTCCGGCTCATCCTGCCGCGCCCCGAGCCGGACGACACCGGCGAGCGCCCCGACCGGG of Kitasatospora viridis contains these proteins:
- a CDS encoding PLP-dependent aminotransferase family protein, whose protein sequence is MTEWQSTIAPPALARLLRTARRNGPERPAYRALAGQLRLLVAEGRLPVGTRLPAERELAGALTLSRTTIAAAYEDLRETGFLHSRRGAGSWTALPDGCRPPADALFPLPPGDDGRLVDLGVASPTAPQPLFGEAAARAVEQLPAYTNGHGHYPSGLPVLRETVARRFTDRGLPTTPDQILVTSGAMSALDLLFHTLLRPGERAAVESPGYAHALGALRRAGARLVAVPQQRDTPQALPRWDLAEWRQVLHGAAPRLGYVVPDFHNPTGALIDEAQRRELLAAARAAGTLLVVDETMAELAWNVPADSLPRPVAALDRDAQVVTVGSASKLAWGGLRVGWLRAAPALVRRLAAERLRRDHGTPVLEQLICAQLLGERVDELRELRLAELRAAAGALLPALRERLPHWRFAEPAGGITLWLDTGGLSGAALARAGERTGVRVAAGSLFGVDGAFEGYVRLPLTVPPAAAERTVERLAATAELALRDGGWAAGGPGEAAAPAF
- a CDS encoding YczE/YyaS/YitT family protein; its protein translation is MAIFALPTDRSELPRRLPQLLAGLLLYGASMAVLYRAGLGQAPWSVLNQGVADLLHLDLGATVLAVGLLVLLLWIPLRQRPGIGTIGNVLLLGVAMDGTLALLPTPAGLPARAGLLVAGLLLNGMATGLYIGAGLGAGPRDGLMTGLHRRTGRSLRLLRTGIELTVLATGILLGGTAGLGTVAYALTVGPLAQFFLRVFTPAPARTRNE
- a CDS encoding NAD kinase; this translates as MSEARTVFLIAHTGRETALRSVEQLVQGLLKAGLKIRLLEAEAVDLDLPEGVETVSAGPHAAEGCELILVAGGDGTLLRGAELARDSGLPMLGINLGRVGFLAEAERDDLAVVVERVVDRTYEVEERLTLDVLVRTNGDVVHQDWALNEASVEKASRERMLEVVTEVDGRPVSNFGCDGVVLSTPTGSTAYAFSGGGPVVWPEVEALLMVPISAHALFARPLVTSPDSVLAVEVMPKTPHGVLWCDGRRSFELPAGARVEVRRGQVPVRLARLHRAPFTDRLVAKFALPVTGWRGRTGNC
- a CDS encoding TlyA family RNA methyltransferase — encoded protein: MARRRLDAELVRRNLARSREHASELIAAGRVSVGGTVATKPATQVETSAAVVVAKDDNDPDYVSRGGHKLAGAFQAFVPQGLVVEGRRALDAGASTGGFTDVLLRTGAARVLAVDVGYGQLAWSLQSDDRVVVMDRTNVRELTPELIGGEPVDLVVGDLSFISLGLVLPALASCAAPDADLVLMVKPQFEIGKERLGSGGVVRSPQLRAEMVRQVAGQAWELGLGVRAVTASPLPGPSGNVEYFLWLRRDAGPLDPAEADRAVAEGPK
- the recN gene encoding DNA repair protein RecN, translating into MRIRDLGVIDDAVVELAPGFTVVTGETGAGKTMVVTSLGLLLGGRADPGLVRGGAERAVVEGRLDLPAGSPAAARAAEAGAELDDGALLISRTVSAEGRSRAHVGGRSVPVGLLAELGEDLIAVHGQSDQQRLLRPARQRGALDRYAGQSVAEPLARYRTVHRRLREVADTLEELTTRARERAQEADLLRFGLDEVAAAEPVAGEEVELAAEAERLGHADALSSSAALAHAALAGDPSDPDLVDAGTLLGQARRALESVRGHDERLAALADRLTEVGYLLADVAGDLALYADDLDADPARLAVVEERRAVLAQLIRKYGSAEGGTAEVVAWAEQGALRLAELDGDDDRIGELAEEHTRLRAELAGLAAEVSAARQAAAGKFAEAVSAELTELAMPHARVTFDLTRLDDPAGLELDGRTVAFGAHGVDEVEVLLAPHPGASPRPIAKGASGGELSRVMLAVEVVFAGADPVPTYLFDEVDAGVGGKAAVEIGRRLAKLARSAQVVVVTHLPQVAAFADRHLVVEKTNDGTVTRSGVKTLTDEERVRELSRMLAGLEDSELGRAHAEELLASARAPREA
- a CDS encoding glycosyltransferase family 4 protein, with the translated sequence MDLSSVRSGAVDRETGQLHVVLVLSAGSGGIGAHVRSLAQGLTAHGVKVTLCAPADSDRLFGFSRTGAVFHPVEITATSGARSDATAIGELRRAFTGADLVHAHGLRAGLLSDLALRTAGRLPGLRPQTPLVVTFHHALLATGLERRLQRLMERRVARAADLVLGASSDLVARARELGATDARLGPVAAPPLAPGELSHEQARAALLGPGESGRPLVLAIGRLVPHKGFGQLLEASRELLGGPGPVPLVLLAGDGPEAAELRERIAAEQLPVRLLGHRTDVPELLAAADAVVISSRWEARSAVAQEALRAGVPLVAAAVGGIPELVGDAAVLVPAGDPAALGGAVRALLADPQRLAALSKAGPAQAETWPDEAATVAQVLSTYDELVQHA
- a CDS encoding HAD-IIA family hydrolase; translation: MTTAQLPAASAQPLAAAYDTALLDLDGVVYAGPAAIDHAVEALDQARAGGMRLAYVTNNASRPPRVVAEHLTELGVPAQPGDVINSAQAAARLVAEKVPAGAKVLVIGGAGLVEALAERGLVAVERMADGPAAVVQGFDPSVGWERLAEAAYAVQAGLPWVASNLDLSIPTARGVAPGNGTLVAAVSAATGVTPEVAGKPLPPMHRETVLRTGAVRPLVVGDRLDTDIEGAFNGGVDSLLVFTGVTTPAQLFAAPAEHRPTYLAADLRGLLQAHPEVAALPDGGFECRGRQARVVDGELRLGGTGDDRYDGLRALCAAAWAALDRGGEPADGRKALAELGF
- a CDS encoding SCP2 sterol-binding domain-containing protein, producing the protein MADPEQCRAALEKLSSNLAGADGKVRGAAALDRSLSCWLTDLDLTFTGNLRDGRITDVVQSPGAPDGKAAIRLTMTSDDLVALVGGGLNFAKAWAAGRVRLEAGIRDLLRLRALL
- a CDS encoding tetratricopeptide repeat protein, whose amino-acid sequence is MSAGQGQAGGGAGEGPVTDEGRPAGDVYEWFRRGEQLLAEGHPAAAEQLLARAAAAEPDSKRIRESLARAQFDAGAYASALENFRAVAQADPADDYAQFGWGVTAARLGDFEASVEHLALAVAMRPKDDRYRRALRQSRATLAARAGAYGPLLPGAPGFVPQQPGDSTAPDDPTDEDDQA